The following are encoded in a window of Paramormyrops kingsleyae isolate MSU_618 chromosome 12, PKINGS_0.4, whole genome shotgun sequence genomic DNA:
- the LOC111852096 gene encoding protein FAM13A-like isoform X4, which yields MPGEVCPAPSRDPAPSRDPAPGGLLVWQLLEEDSHPMLSPRRYALQFCQHSDDDTEGAPSPPSMHPFMSPISRQRSLSLGCCTEDRPGLTTAQLTKKIHALRQKICKYEEKFEEEHKYRPSYSDKARNRDVLRWMNELSKLQKDLREEQRSLLGEKEAPYIRLRSNTLPRSFGSQLEREPLAEKLQELTEKAVDIMLSELRKWREEADLPEDIQDMTGEQAGLEKAELQRMLLYYERVHGRPVTEREQELLRPLFLRYQLLKQRLNRSSSIPVIEEEDDVPEDDGDTQADFTVKVKPKIDVLSLLGHFDSEAGGVIWAVDKLSCSEDIGDGQLPSVNRTTMPELVEQLQEARDEKRRVRQKLQEFEEAFFRLNGRNVQKEERSLLAKEYSEYKHIKAKLKLLEVLISKKDSSVFL from the exons ATGCCAGGCGAGGTGTGCCCTGCCCCCAGCCGTGACCCCGCCCCCAGCCGTGACCCCGCCCCAGGGGGGCTACTCGTCTGGCAACTACTGGAGGAGGACAGTCACCCCATGCTGTCCCCACGTCGTTACGCACTTCAGTTCTGTCAGCATTCTGACGATGACACTGAGGGGGCCCCCTCACCTCCCAGCATGCATCCCTTCATGAG tcccATAAGCCGGCAGAGGAGTCTGTCCCTGGGCTGCTGTACTGAGGACAGACCTGGCCTGACCACCGCCCAGCTCACCAAGAAGATTCATGCCCTGAGACAAAAGATTTGCAAGTATGAGGAGAAGTTCGAGGAGGAGCACAAGTACAGG CCATCATATAGCGACAAAGCTAGGAACCGCGATGTGCTcagatggatgaatgaactGTCCAAGCTGCAGAAGGATCTTAGAG AGGAGCAGAGGAGCCTCTTGGGGGAGAAGGAGGCACCCTACATCCGGCTGCGCAGCAACACCCTCCCCCGGAGCTTTGGCTCACAGCTGGAGAGGGAGCCCCTGGCAGAGAAGCTCCAGGAGCTGACGGAGAAGGCGGTGGACATCATGCTCAGTGAGCTAAGGAAATGGAGAGAGGAAGCCGACCTTCCCGAGGACATCCAG GACATGACGGGCGAGCAGGCTGGGCTGGAGAAAGCTGAGCTGCAGAGGATGCTGCTGTATTATGAGAGAGTCCATGGCAGGCCG gtcactgagaggGAGCAGGAGCTCCTCAGACCCCTGTTCCTGAGATACCAGCTGCTGAAGCAGAGGCTTAACAGAAGCTCCTCCATCCCAGTCATT gaagaggaggatgatgtTCCTGAGGATGATGGGGACACACAGGCTGACTTTACTGTGAAAGTAAAGCCCAAGATTGACGTGTTGAGCCTTCTGGGCCACTTCGACAGTGAAGCTGGGGGCGTCATCTGGGCTGTTGATAAGCTCTCCTGCTCTGAGGACATCGGGGACGGTCAGCTGCCCAGTGTAAACCGCACCACCAT GCCTGAGCTTGTGGAGCAGCTTCAGGAAGCCCGAGATGAGAAAAGGAGAGTTCGGCAGAAACTGCAAGAATTTGAAGAAGCCTTTTTCAGGCTAAATGGAAG AAATGTGCAGAAAGAGGAGCGCTCACTCCTGGCCAAGGAGTACTCTGAGTACAAGCACATTAAAGCCAAGCTCAAGCTCCTGGAAGTTCTGATCAGCAAGAAGGACTCGTCTGTGTTTCTCTAA
- the LOC111852096 gene encoding protein FAM13A-like isoform X2 has translation MESHYFGSCCSGVSRHRDSAVLIRRGAGLLAGWLGETLVTPAGQSADRRDQQLKGMERPASCSLSLSRVLAPVMKIQEGQGALQAEGAEGSLSIGGGGQAAMLGEDSPRGGPMPGEVCPAPSRDPAPSRDPAPGGLLVWQLLEEDSHPMLSPRRYALQFCQHSDDDTEGAPSPPSMHPFMSRQRSLSLGCCTEDRPGLTTAQLTKKIHALRQKICKYEEKFEEEHKYRPSYSDKARNRDVLRWMNELSKLQKDLREEQRSLLGEKEAPYIRLRSNTLPRSFGSQLEREPLAEKLQELTEKAVDIMLSELRKWREEADLPEDIQDMTGEQAGLEKAELQRMLLYYERVHGRPVTEREQELLRPLFLRYQLLKQRLNRSSSIPVIEEEDDVPEDDGDTQADFTVKVKPKIDVLSLLGHFDSEAGGVIWAVDKLSCSEDIGDGQLPSVNRTTMPELVEQLQEARDEKRRVRQKLQEFEEAFFRLNGRNVQKEERSLLAKEYSEYKHIKAKLKLLEVLISKKDSSVFL, from the exons ATGGAGAGCCATTATTTCGGATCCTGCTGTTCCGGGGTCAGTCGCCACAGGGATTCTGCTGTACTCATACGGAGGGGTGCAGGCTTGCTTGCTGGTTGGCTAGGCGAGACTTTGGTCACCCCAGCTGGCCAATCAGCAGataggagggaccagcagcttAAAGGCATGGAGCGTCCTGCCTCTTGCAGCCTCTCACTGTCCCGAGTCCTGGCCCCGGTGATGAAGATCCAGGAGGGGCAGGGGGCTCTCCAGGCCgagggagcagaggggagccTCAGCatcggcgggggggggcaggcagccaTGCTGGGTGAGGATAGCCCCCGGGGAG GTCCCATGCCAGGCGAGGTGTGCCCTGCCCCCAGCCGTGACCCCGCCCCCAGCCGTGACCCCGCCCCAGGGGGGCTACTCGTCTGGCAACTACTGGAGGAGGACAGTCACCCCATGCTGTCCCCACGTCGTTACGCACTTCAGTTCTGTCAGCATTCTGACGATGACACTGAGGGGGCCCCCTCACCTCCCAGCATGCATCCCTTCATGAG CCGGCAGAGGAGTCTGTCCCTGGGCTGCTGTACTGAGGACAGACCTGGCCTGACCACCGCCCAGCTCACCAAGAAGATTCATGCCCTGAGACAAAAGATTTGCAAGTATGAGGAGAAGTTCGAGGAGGAGCACAAGTACAGG CCATCATATAGCGACAAAGCTAGGAACCGCGATGTGCTcagatggatgaatgaactGTCCAAGCTGCAGAAGGATCTTAGAG AGGAGCAGAGGAGCCTCTTGGGGGAGAAGGAGGCACCCTACATCCGGCTGCGCAGCAACACCCTCCCCCGGAGCTTTGGCTCACAGCTGGAGAGGGAGCCCCTGGCAGAGAAGCTCCAGGAGCTGACGGAGAAGGCGGTGGACATCATGCTCAGTGAGCTAAGGAAATGGAGAGAGGAAGCCGACCTTCCCGAGGACATCCAG GACATGACGGGCGAGCAGGCTGGGCTGGAGAAAGCTGAGCTGCAGAGGATGCTGCTGTATTATGAGAGAGTCCATGGCAGGCCG gtcactgagaggGAGCAGGAGCTCCTCAGACCCCTGTTCCTGAGATACCAGCTGCTGAAGCAGAGGCTTAACAGAAGCTCCTCCATCCCAGTCATT gaagaggaggatgatgtTCCTGAGGATGATGGGGACACACAGGCTGACTTTACTGTGAAAGTAAAGCCCAAGATTGACGTGTTGAGCCTTCTGGGCCACTTCGACAGTGAAGCTGGGGGCGTCATCTGGGCTGTTGATAAGCTCTCCTGCTCTGAGGACATCGGGGACGGTCAGCTGCCCAGTGTAAACCGCACCACCAT GCCTGAGCTTGTGGAGCAGCTTCAGGAAGCCCGAGATGAGAAAAGGAGAGTTCGGCAGAAACTGCAAGAATTTGAAGAAGCCTTTTTCAGGCTAAATGGAAG AAATGTGCAGAAAGAGGAGCGCTCACTCCTGGCCAAGGAGTACTCTGAGTACAAGCACATTAAAGCCAAGCTCAAGCTCCTGGAAGTTCTGATCAGCAAGAAGGACTCGTCTGTGTTTCTCTAA
- the LOC111852096 gene encoding protein FAM13A-like isoform X1, with product MESHYFGSCCSGVSRHRDSAVLIRRGAGLLAGWLGETLVTPAGQSADRRDQQLKGMERPASCSLSLSRVLAPVMKIQEGQGALQAEGAEGSLSIGGGGQAAMLGEDSPRGGPMPGEVCPAPSRDPAPSRDPAPGGLLVWQLLEEDSHPMLSPRRYALQFCQHSDDDTEGAPSPPSMHPFMSPISRQRSLSLGCCTEDRPGLTTAQLTKKIHALRQKICKYEEKFEEEHKYRPSYSDKARNRDVLRWMNELSKLQKDLREEQRSLLGEKEAPYIRLRSNTLPRSFGSQLEREPLAEKLQELTEKAVDIMLSELRKWREEADLPEDIQDMTGEQAGLEKAELQRMLLYYERVHGRPVTEREQELLRPLFLRYQLLKQRLNRSSSIPVIEEEDDVPEDDGDTQADFTVKVKPKIDVLSLLGHFDSEAGGVIWAVDKLSCSEDIGDGQLPSVNRTTMPELVEQLQEARDEKRRVRQKLQEFEEAFFRLNGRNVQKEERSLLAKEYSEYKHIKAKLKLLEVLISKKDSSVFL from the exons ATGGAGAGCCATTATTTCGGATCCTGCTGTTCCGGGGTCAGTCGCCACAGGGATTCTGCTGTACTCATACGGAGGGGTGCAGGCTTGCTTGCTGGTTGGCTAGGCGAGACTTTGGTCACCCCAGCTGGCCAATCAGCAGataggagggaccagcagcttAAAGGCATGGAGCGTCCTGCCTCTTGCAGCCTCTCACTGTCCCGAGTCCTGGCCCCGGTGATGAAGATCCAGGAGGGGCAGGGGGCTCTCCAGGCCgagggagcagaggggagccTCAGCatcggcgggggggggcaggcagccaTGCTGGGTGAGGATAGCCCCCGGGGAG GTCCCATGCCAGGCGAGGTGTGCCCTGCCCCCAGCCGTGACCCCGCCCCCAGCCGTGACCCCGCCCCAGGGGGGCTACTCGTCTGGCAACTACTGGAGGAGGACAGTCACCCCATGCTGTCCCCACGTCGTTACGCACTTCAGTTCTGTCAGCATTCTGACGATGACACTGAGGGGGCCCCCTCACCTCCCAGCATGCATCCCTTCATGAG tcccATAAGCCGGCAGAGGAGTCTGTCCCTGGGCTGCTGTACTGAGGACAGACCTGGCCTGACCACCGCCCAGCTCACCAAGAAGATTCATGCCCTGAGACAAAAGATTTGCAAGTATGAGGAGAAGTTCGAGGAGGAGCACAAGTACAGG CCATCATATAGCGACAAAGCTAGGAACCGCGATGTGCTcagatggatgaatgaactGTCCAAGCTGCAGAAGGATCTTAGAG AGGAGCAGAGGAGCCTCTTGGGGGAGAAGGAGGCACCCTACATCCGGCTGCGCAGCAACACCCTCCCCCGGAGCTTTGGCTCACAGCTGGAGAGGGAGCCCCTGGCAGAGAAGCTCCAGGAGCTGACGGAGAAGGCGGTGGACATCATGCTCAGTGAGCTAAGGAAATGGAGAGAGGAAGCCGACCTTCCCGAGGACATCCAG GACATGACGGGCGAGCAGGCTGGGCTGGAGAAAGCTGAGCTGCAGAGGATGCTGCTGTATTATGAGAGAGTCCATGGCAGGCCG gtcactgagaggGAGCAGGAGCTCCTCAGACCCCTGTTCCTGAGATACCAGCTGCTGAAGCAGAGGCTTAACAGAAGCTCCTCCATCCCAGTCATT gaagaggaggatgatgtTCCTGAGGATGATGGGGACACACAGGCTGACTTTACTGTGAAAGTAAAGCCCAAGATTGACGTGTTGAGCCTTCTGGGCCACTTCGACAGTGAAGCTGGGGGCGTCATCTGGGCTGTTGATAAGCTCTCCTGCTCTGAGGACATCGGGGACGGTCAGCTGCCCAGTGTAAACCGCACCACCAT GCCTGAGCTTGTGGAGCAGCTTCAGGAAGCCCGAGATGAGAAAAGGAGAGTTCGGCAGAAACTGCAAGAATTTGAAGAAGCCTTTTTCAGGCTAAATGGAAG AAATGTGCAGAAAGAGGAGCGCTCACTCCTGGCCAAGGAGTACTCTGAGTACAAGCACATTAAAGCCAAGCTCAAGCTCCTGGAAGTTCTGATCAGCAAGAAGGACTCGTCTGTGTTTCTCTAA
- the LOC111852096 gene encoding protein FAM13A-like isoform X3 has protein sequence MESHYFGSCCSGVSRHRDSAVLIRRGAGLLAGWLGETLVTPAGQSADRRDQQLKGMERPASCSLSLSRVLAPVMKIQEGQGALQAEGAEGSLSIGGGGQAAMLGEDSPRGGPMPGEVCPAPSRDPAPSRDPAPGGLLVWQLLEEDSHPMLSPRRYALQFCQHSDDDTEGAPSPPSMHPFMSPISRQRSLSLGCCTEDRPGLTTAQLTKKIHALRQKICKYEEKFEEEHKYRPSYSDKARNRDVLRWMNELSKLQKDLREEQRSLLGEKEAPYIRLRSNTLPRSFGSQLEREPLAEKLQELTEKAVDIMLSELRKWREEADLPEDIQDMTGEQAGLEKAELQRMLLYYERVHGRPVTEREQELLRPLFLRYQLLKQRLNRSSSIPVIEEEDDVPEDDGDTQADFTVKVKPKIDVLSLLGHFDSEAGGVIWAVDKLSCSEDIGDGQLPSVNRTTMPELVEQLQEARDEKRRVRQKLQEFEEAFFRLNGRE, from the exons ATGGAGAGCCATTATTTCGGATCCTGCTGTTCCGGGGTCAGTCGCCACAGGGATTCTGCTGTACTCATACGGAGGGGTGCAGGCTTGCTTGCTGGTTGGCTAGGCGAGACTTTGGTCACCCCAGCTGGCCAATCAGCAGataggagggaccagcagcttAAAGGCATGGAGCGTCCTGCCTCTTGCAGCCTCTCACTGTCCCGAGTCCTGGCCCCGGTGATGAAGATCCAGGAGGGGCAGGGGGCTCTCCAGGCCgagggagcagaggggagccTCAGCatcggcgggggggggcaggcagccaTGCTGGGTGAGGATAGCCCCCGGGGAG GTCCCATGCCAGGCGAGGTGTGCCCTGCCCCCAGCCGTGACCCCGCCCCCAGCCGTGACCCCGCCCCAGGGGGGCTACTCGTCTGGCAACTACTGGAGGAGGACAGTCACCCCATGCTGTCCCCACGTCGTTACGCACTTCAGTTCTGTCAGCATTCTGACGATGACACTGAGGGGGCCCCCTCACCTCCCAGCATGCATCCCTTCATGAG tcccATAAGCCGGCAGAGGAGTCTGTCCCTGGGCTGCTGTACTGAGGACAGACCTGGCCTGACCACCGCCCAGCTCACCAAGAAGATTCATGCCCTGAGACAAAAGATTTGCAAGTATGAGGAGAAGTTCGAGGAGGAGCACAAGTACAGG CCATCATATAGCGACAAAGCTAGGAACCGCGATGTGCTcagatggatgaatgaactGTCCAAGCTGCAGAAGGATCTTAGAG AGGAGCAGAGGAGCCTCTTGGGGGAGAAGGAGGCACCCTACATCCGGCTGCGCAGCAACACCCTCCCCCGGAGCTTTGGCTCACAGCTGGAGAGGGAGCCCCTGGCAGAGAAGCTCCAGGAGCTGACGGAGAAGGCGGTGGACATCATGCTCAGTGAGCTAAGGAAATGGAGAGAGGAAGCCGACCTTCCCGAGGACATCCAG GACATGACGGGCGAGCAGGCTGGGCTGGAGAAAGCTGAGCTGCAGAGGATGCTGCTGTATTATGAGAGAGTCCATGGCAGGCCG gtcactgagaggGAGCAGGAGCTCCTCAGACCCCTGTTCCTGAGATACCAGCTGCTGAAGCAGAGGCTTAACAGAAGCTCCTCCATCCCAGTCATT gaagaggaggatgatgtTCCTGAGGATGATGGGGACACACAGGCTGACTTTACTGTGAAAGTAAAGCCCAAGATTGACGTGTTGAGCCTTCTGGGCCACTTCGACAGTGAAGCTGGGGGCGTCATCTGGGCTGTTGATAAGCTCTCCTGCTCTGAGGACATCGGGGACGGTCAGCTGCCCAGTGTAAACCGCACCACCAT GCCTGAGCTTGTGGAGCAGCTTCAGGAAGCCCGAGATGAGAAAAGGAGAGTTCGGCAGAAACTGCAAGAATTTGAAGAAGCCTTTTTCAGGCTAAATGGAAG AGAgtaa